The Bacillota bacterium sequence AAGCGCAGTGCCCTGGCGGCCAACCTCTCCAGTTTGCAGGGGGCCGTGGATCGCTTCCGTTCCGATACCAACATTTACCCGACCTACTCCGGAGAGGCGCCAGCGTCGCAGCCAACCCGGGAGGTGGCGGTCCAGATCCGGCCCGACGCTGCTTATCCGGGTGATCCCGAGCGCCGTTTCCTGGGGCACTATGTACAGTTCATGCCCACAAGCGACGGGGTGGCGCTCGGCCTCAACCCCACCCGAGGCGGGCAGGTTTACTGGGGACTGGTGAGGAGCGGCCTTGTTTTCTGCACTCAGGTCCCCCCGACGGACGGTACCTGGACCGATCAGAGCACTGTGGTCCACACTCTGGAGGCCCTGGACGGGCAAATCCTGGGGGAGATCATGTCCCGATGAGGGATACACAGGTGTGGTCCTGGTGCCAGCAACTCGAGGCGGCAGCGCGAGCGGGCCTGCCCCTGGGCCAGGTGCTGAAGCGCGCAGAGGGGCAGACGACAGGCAGGTTGTGGGGGCGGTTGCTGCAGGGCGATACGGTGGCTGAGGCCCTGCAGGCGTGCGGGGTGCTCTCCCGGTGGGAGGCGACCCGGCTGGAGCAGGCGGTGCGTGCGGGGGAAGGGGCGGCCGTCCTGAAGGAAATGGCTGGGGAAAGCCTGGGGCGCCTGACCCGCAGGGGTGATCTCCGGGTGAGCCTGGTGTATCCCCTGTTCGTCCTGGTCCTGGGTGGTGTGGTGGCAGTGGTTACGGGACTGTTCTTCCTGCCCGCGCTGCTGACCTCGTTGCAGGCGGTGGGTCCGGTGGCGGGGTTTCCCCCCGCCACCCGGGCCCTCCTGTGGGTGGCGCGCAGGTGGCACATGTGCCTGGGGGTATTGGGCGCCACCACAGTGACCCTGGGCCTGGCCGTAACCGGCAAACTGGGGTGGCCGGGTGATGGGCTTTCCCTGGCCCTACCGGGGATCGGCCAGGCTCTACTCTGGCGGGAGCGAGCCCGGCTACTGGAGTCACTGGGCCAGGTGGGCCTGATTGGGGAGGAAGCCCGGGTGCTGGCACGAGGTTGCAGCAACGGCTACTTACGGCGGCGGCTGGCCCTTGCCGTGGATGGTGTTGAACGAGGGCTTTCCCCTGCTCAGGCCCTGGTGCGGACGGGGGTGCTGCCGCCACACCTGGCGACCCAGGTCGTGGCGGCGGAGGCGACCGGGGAAGCGGGGCCGGTGTGCCGCGAGTTGGCCGCCTACTGCCGGCGCCTTCAACGGGAATACGAGAAGTTGAGCCTCGCGTGGCTCGAGCCGGGTCTGACCCTGCTGGCTGCCGGCGTGGTGGCCATGGTGGCGCTGGCGGTGGCGCAGCCGCTCTACCTCGCCATTTCCCGCCTGCGCTAGCGGGGCGAGATGCCTGGGGAGGTGAGTAGGTATGTGGAGACGTGACCCGGTGCGACTTCGGGGGCAGGAGCCGGATGGGGGAGCGGAGCATGGGCTCGAGTGCATCCTGGATCGCGCCGTGGAGTTCGGTGCCTCTGACGTCCACCTGCAACCCATCGCGGGCGGAGTACGGGTACGCTACCGGGTGGATGGGGAACTGCGGGATGGGTGGGTGATTGCCGAGCGGGCGTGGCCCCCGCTGCTGGGGCGCCTCAAGTTACTGGCGGGTCTGGACCTGCTGGATGGCTTGCGTCCGCAGGACGGCGTTCTATCGTACCCCGGGCGCAACTGGCGCCTGGCCCTGCTGTCGTCCGTGCAGGGGGAAAGGGTCACCCTGCGCTTCCAGGCTGACCTTCCTTCCCGGGGGCTGGAGGGATTGGGGTTAGAGGCGGAGGTGGTGGCTGGCTTGCGCTTTCTCCTCGAGGGAACGGGCTTGCTGGCCATCACCGGCCCCGCCAGTTCCGGAAAGACCACCACCCTGTATACCTGCCTGACGGAACTTGTGGCCGCTGGGAAGTCGGCGGTTTCCGTAGAGGATCCCGTGGAACATTTCCTTCCCGGGGTTACGCAGGTCCAGGTACGTGCGCGGGCGGGGTTCGGATTTCTCACCGCCATGAAGGCGGCCCTCCGCCACGACCCCCAGGTGCTCGCGGTAGGAGAAGTGCGGGACGAGGAGAGTACTCGGGCTGTGGTGAGGACCGCGCTGGGAGGTCACCTCGTGCTCTGCACCCTCCATGCCGGGGGTGCGGAGGCAGCCCTCGAGCGTCTGGTGGAGATGGGTGCAAGTCGGCGCCAGCTGGCCAGTGCTCTTTGCGGAATCTTGGAACAGAGGCTGGTGAGGAAGGCGTGTTCCCGATGCCGGGGGACGGGCGGGGACTGCCCGAACTGTGACGGCAGGGGCTGGCAGGGCCGCCGCGCCCTGGCTCGTCTGGTACCCACCTCCCCGGGCATTCGGAAGGCGTTGGTGGGACGGCCGCCTTTCCGGGAGGGAGGGGATGCCGGTTATGAGGAGGAATAGCAGGGGGAGCTCCCTGGTCGAGGTCATGGCGGTGGTCACCATCCTGGCCCTGCTGGCCTCCGTGGTGGGTGTGGCCGTTCAGGGAGTGTTTCCGAGGGCCCGCAACCAGGCCTGGTCTGTCTCCATGAAGGGGCTGCAGGGGGCGTGCGACGTATTCTATGCCCTCTGGGGTTCTTATCCGGTGGAAGGCGAGCAACCCGTCCCGGGTGGACCCCTCGCCTCCCCTCTCGATCTGCAGGCTGAGGGAGGCGACGGCAGGCCCTTTGCGGCCCGCTTGCGTTCGCTTCCGTCCAGCGACGCAGTAGAGGCCGGCCTGGCGAGGGATCGTGCCCGCCTGTACTACGGGGTCAACTATCTGGGCCGGGTGTTTGCCACCACCGCTCCGCCTCCCTGGTTGGCAGAGACCCCCGTGTTCTTGCCCGAACACCCGGGAGGGATTCCCCTCTTTCGGGTAGGGATAGCTCCCGTCCCCGAGGGAGGTGGCCCCACCGGGGGCGGAAGCGGAGGTTCGGGTGACCAGCCCGGCAAGGATGAAGGTACGGATGGGCGGCCCGGCTCCGGCGAGGGCACAGGTGAGCAACCCGGCTCCGGCGGAGCTGGCGTCAGCCAGGTGGTACTGGCTCCCGGGCAGGTAGCCCCCGTCCTCAGCACAGGTGTGGAGGAGCGGGGAGGTGCCCTGGTTCCCACCCGGGGTCCCACCCTGTCCCCCCACGAGTCCCTGCCCGTGGCCGTCGCAGGCGCCGGTGCAGCCGTGCTGGGAGGGGGACTGTACCTGCTGGGTGGGCAGGGAAACGCCGACCGTATCCTGTACCAGCCTTCCCCAGACGAGGAATGGCAGCTATTACCCACGCGGTTGCCATATGACGCAGGGCTGGCCACGGTCGCCAGCGTGGGCGGGAAGGCATACCTCCTGGGCGGTACAACCGAAGCAGCCGGAAGGGGAATCTGGGTTTACGAGGGCGGGGCAGGGTCCCTGCGTCAACTGAGCTGCACCTTTCCCGCTCCCCTGGTGGGAGCTGCCGCCTGTGGGCACGAAGAGAAAGTGTACGTGTTCGGGGGCTTCCTGGGAGGCGTACGATCGGCGGCCGTATTCGTGCTCGACCCGGAAACAGAAACCCTGGAGCAACTTCCGGCTTCCCTGCCCATGGCCCTGGTCGGGGCTGCGGCAACTGCGGTGGGTGATCGCATTTACCTGTTCGGTGGCGAGACTGTAGGTGGGTGGTCCGACCGCATCCTGGCCTTTTCGCCCCGGACCGGTGCCGTAGAGGACACGGGACACCGCCTGCCGGTGGCGTCAGCCCGCCTGGCGGCTGCTGCCCTCGAGGGCGTGGTTTACCTCCTGGGCGGGGCTTTCGGAGACGTCAGAAACCCCACCCCGCTGAACACGGTATGGTCTTACCTGCCGGATCGGGGGGTGACGAGGCTATCCCCGGCCCTTTCCTTCGGCCCGGGGCGGTGGGGGGCGGCGGCAGCCAGTTGGGGCGGGGACGTGTACTTCTGCGGAGGGGCCAGTGGGCCCACGGTCCAGATGGCTCAGGTAGTCCGGTTCCGGTGGCAGGAAGGGCGCCCGCGCCCGGTCGTTACCCTGGACGCCCAGCTGTACAGCCTCGGGGCGGTAGCGGGCAGGGCCGGAGACATATACGTCGTGGGCGGGACAGCGGCGGTGGTGGGCACCGACCAGGTGCGGCGCGTGACGCTGGCAGATGGTAAGGTGCAGATCCTTGGCTTCCGCCTCCCCAGGCCGGTCATGAATGCCCCCTGCGTGCGGGTGGGCAATCGCATCTTCGTGTTCGGTGGACGAACCATGCTCGGCTACGTGGGTGAGAGGCTGAACCAGGTAACGGTGATTGACCTCGATACGGGGACGGTCGCGCGGGCTCAATCACTTCCCCGGGGGGCAGAAGGGATGGCGGCCACCAGCTTTCGGGGGAGAGTGTATGTGTTCGGCGGTCTGGCGGACGGGGGACCCACCGACCGCATCTTGGAGTTTGATCCGGTATCATACTCACTGGAGGAATTGTCCATCAGGTTGCCGTCCGGGCGACAGCAGGTGGCGGCGGCCAGCGGCCCGCAGGGAATCTGGCTGGTGGGCGGCCGCGCGGAGAGTGGGCTGCTCGACGAAATCCTGCTGTTCGACCCGGTGGAGGGTTCCCTGCGGCAGGTGGCCCGCCTTCCCGTACCCCTGGAAAGGGCCGCGGCCGTTACCTGGGGAGACCGTCTCTACGTACTGGGCGGCATGGCCCCGGGAGGAACCTCCGCCCGCGTTCTGGAGGTGGACGGGGAGGGTACGGTGAGGGCGATGCCATGTGTTCTTCCCGCTCCGGCTTGCGGAGTGGCCGTGGTGCTGGATGGGAATATGTACCTGGTAGAAGATGGCGGTGTTGTATTAGAAGTTGTCCCCCGACCCCGTATGGTGTGGCGGGTTGACGGGGGACAGGTCGGTTCATGGCGGTTGGCCGAGGTGAGAGGGAGCGGAAAGGTGGAGTTGAACTTCCGGTCCTCGCCGGATGGCCTCATCTGGACGGAGGGAGTTCATGATCCTGCTTCCCTGCCTCCCGCCAGATACCTGGAAGTGGAAGCTGCCTTCGTCCTGGATTCCTTCCCTCGCCTGGAGAGGATCTGCCTGCTACACCGGTAGGGCCACCCCTGCCCGGCCAGCCTGGGTCTGTGCGGTCTGCGCTGCAGTTGCCAGGGACGGCATCCCTGCCATATGATCGGGCGAGGGGGCAGCCTGCTCCATACTGCTTGCGGGGGTTCGATGTAGATGAGCTGGTACCCGGGCCACATGGCCAGGGCGGTGCGGTTCCTTAAGGAGAAGCTGCGGCTTGTCGACGTGGTGCTGGAGGTGGCGGACGCCCGCGCGCCCCTCTCCTCCCGCAATCCCCGGGTAAACCAGCTGGTGGGTGGACGCCCGCGCCTGGTGGTGTTCACCCGCCCGGACCTGGCCGACCCCGAACTAACCGGGGAGTGGATCGCCTACCTGGGGGACCGGGGTGAGGAGGCGGTGGCTGTCGACGCCAGGAGCGGCGAGGGAGTGGAACAGGTGCGGGAATGGTTGTACTCCCGGCGTGAACGGGTGCCCCGACGTTCCTGGCAGCGGCCCTTGCGCCTGGTGGTGGTGGGGGTATCCAACGTGGGCAAATCGTCCCTGCTCAACCGGCTCACCGGGCAGCGGGTGGCCCGCACCGGGGCCCTGCCCGGAGTCACGCGGGGGGAGCAGTGGGTGCGGGTGGCGGAGGGACCGGGCGGAGGCATAGAGGCACTGGACATGCCCGGCCTGGTCCCGCCCCGCCCCGAGCCCTGGGTGTCGGCCCGGCTGGTTGCCCTGGGGGTGTTGCCCTGGGACCGGGTGCCGTACCCGGAAGTGGTCTCGCGTCTCCTGGATGATCTGGATGACCGGTCCCGCATCGCCTTGTGCGAGCGGTATGGGGTAGAATGGGGGCCGGTGGACGACGTCCTGGCCGGTGTAGCCCGGCGGCGGGGATTCGTGCTGGCAGCGGGTGCCCTCGACCTGGAGCGAGCGGCCCGGGCCCTGGTAATGGATTTTCAGCAGGGCAAGCTGGGACGTATCACCCTGGAGCGGGTTCCAGCCGGGAAGAGGAGGGAAGACGGTGGCCCCTGACTACAGCTTCGAGATGGCATTATCCGGCGGAAGGGGTCTGGTGGCCGGCATGGATGAGGCGGGGCGAGGTCCGCTGGCGGGGCCGGTGGTGGCGGCGGCG is a genomic window containing:
- the ylqF gene encoding ribosome biogenesis GTPase YlqF, yielding MSWYPGHMARAVRFLKEKLRLVDVVLEVADARAPLSSRNPRVNQLVGGRPRLVVFTRPDLADPELTGEWIAYLGDRGEEAVAVDARSGEGVEQVREWLYSRRERVPRRSWQRPLRLVVVGVSNVGKSSLLNRLTGQRVARTGALPGVTRGEQWVRVAEGPGGGIEALDMPGLVPPRPEPWVSARLVALGVLPWDRVPYPEVVSRLLDDLDDRSRIALCERYGVEWGPVDDVLAGVARRRGFVLAAGALDLERAARALVMDFQQGKLGRITLERVPAGKRREDGGP
- a CDS encoding type II secretion system F family protein; amino-acid sequence: MRDTQVWSWCQQLEAAARAGLPLGQVLKRAEGQTTGRLWGRLLQGDTVAEALQACGVLSRWEATRLEQAVRAGEGAAVLKEMAGESLGRLTRRGDLRVSLVYPLFVLVLGGVVAVVTGLFFLPALLTSLQAVGPVAGFPPATRALLWVARRWHMCLGVLGATTVTLGLAVTGKLGWPGDGLSLALPGIGQALLWRERARLLESLGQVGLIGEEARVLARGCSNGYLRRRLALAVDGVERGLSPAQALVRTGVLPPHLATQVVAAEATGEAGPVCRELAAYCRRLQREYEKLSLAWLEPGLTLLAAGVVAMVALAVAQPLYLAISRLR
- a CDS encoding prepilin-type N-terminal cleavage/methylation domain-containing protein codes for the protein MTVRETCRRFWLGSSPGFTLVEVMAVVVILGLLASVVVQTVPDAVARAKRSALAANLSSLQGAVDRFRSDTNIYPTYSGEAPASQPTREVAVQIRPDAAYPGDPERRFLGHYVQFMPTSDGVALGLNPTRGGQVYWGLVRSGLVFCTQVPPTDGTWTDQSTVVHTLEALDGQILGEIMSR
- a CDS encoding ATPase, T2SS/T4P/T4SS family, which translates into the protein MWRRDPVRLRGQEPDGGAEHGLECILDRAVEFGASDVHLQPIAGGVRVRYRVDGELRDGWVIAERAWPPLLGRLKLLAGLDLLDGLRPQDGVLSYPGRNWRLALLSSVQGERVTLRFQADLPSRGLEGLGLEAEVVAGLRFLLEGTGLLAITGPASSGKTTTLYTCLTELVAAGKSAVSVEDPVEHFLPGVTQVQVRARAGFGFLTAMKAALRHDPQVLAVGEVRDEESTRAVVRTALGGHLVLCTLHAGGAEAALERLVEMGASRRQLASALCGILEQRLVRKACSRCRGTGGDCPNCDGRGWQGRRALARLVPTSPGIRKALVGRPPFREGGDAGYEEE
- a CDS encoding kelch repeat-containing protein — encoded protein: MRRNSRGSSLVEVMAVVTILALLASVVGVAVQGVFPRARNQAWSVSMKGLQGACDVFYALWGSYPVEGEQPVPGGPLASPLDLQAEGGDGRPFAARLRSLPSSDAVEAGLARDRARLYYGVNYLGRVFATTAPPPWLAETPVFLPEHPGGIPLFRVGIAPVPEGGGPTGGGSGGSGDQPGKDEGTDGRPGSGEGTGEQPGSGGAGVSQVVLAPGQVAPVLSTGVEERGGALVPTRGPTLSPHESLPVAVAGAGAAVLGGGLYLLGGQGNADRILYQPSPDEEWQLLPTRLPYDAGLATVASVGGKAYLLGGTTEAAGRGIWVYEGGAGSLRQLSCTFPAPLVGAAACGHEEKVYVFGGFLGGVRSAAVFVLDPETETLEQLPASLPMALVGAAATAVGDRIYLFGGETVGGWSDRILAFSPRTGAVEDTGHRLPVASARLAAAALEGVVYLLGGAFGDVRNPTPLNTVWSYLPDRGVTRLSPALSFGPGRWGAAAASWGGDVYFCGGASGPTVQMAQVVRFRWQEGRPRPVVTLDAQLYSLGAVAGRAGDIYVVGGTAAVVGTDQVRRVTLADGKVQILGFRLPRPVMNAPCVRVGNRIFVFGGRTMLGYVGERLNQVTVIDLDTGTVARAQSLPRGAEGMAATSFRGRVYVFGGLADGGPTDRILEFDPVSYSLEELSIRLPSGRQQVAAASGPQGIWLVGGRAESGLLDEILLFDPVEGSLRQVARLPVPLERAAAVTWGDRLYVLGGMAPGGTSARVLEVDGEGTVRAMPCVLPAPACGVAVVLDGNMYLVEDGGVVLEVVPRPRMVWRVDGGQVGSWRLAEVRGSGKVELNFRSSPDGLIWTEGVHDPASLPPARYLEVEAAFVLDSFPRLERICLLHR